The following proteins come from a genomic window of Flavobacterium eburneipallidum:
- a CDS encoding GNAT family N-acetyltransferase, with translation MNIRKGTAEDMKAVLGLIQDLADFEKEPDAVVITVEDLIRDGFGAVPLFHVFVAEVESKIVGIALYYYRYSTWKGKTIHLEDLIVKDEMRGQGVGSALYDEIMKQGKKDGVRRIEWAVLDWNTPAIEFYKKSGAKIFDDWKVVQMDEKGISEFQF, from the coding sequence ATGAACATTCGAAAAGGCACAGCTGAAGATATGAAAGCCGTTTTGGGACTAATTCAAGATTTAGCCGATTTTGAAAAAGAGCCCGATGCTGTGGTAATAACAGTTGAGGATTTAATTCGTGATGGTTTTGGAGCAGTTCCTTTGTTTCATGTTTTTGTAGCAGAAGTAGAATCAAAAATTGTTGGAATTGCTTTGTATTATTACCGCTATTCAACTTGGAAAGGTAAAACCATCCACTTGGAAGATTTAATTGTAAAAGATGAAATGCGTGGACAAGGAGTGGGTTCAGCCTTATATGATGAAATTATGAAGCAAGGCAAAAAAGACGGTGTTCGAAGAATTGAATGGGCTGTTCTGGATTGGAATACGCCAGCTATCGAGTTTTACAAAAAATCAGGAGCCAAAATATTTGACGACTGGAAAGTAGTGCAAATGGACGAGAAAGGGATTTCAGAGTTCCAATTTTAG
- a CDS encoding DUF3109 family protein, with product MFQLGKTIVSEDILEKEFVCNLSACKGACCVDGDAGAPLSEAETKIMEAIYPKVKPFLRKEGITAIEAQGTWTKGTDGDLETPLIDNKDCAYVIFDGKTALCGIEQAYNQGIVDWKKPVSCHLYPIRVKDFTEFAAVNYDKWDICDDACSLGKELEVPVYKFVKEALVRRFGEDWYIELEKVAEELKNDPRKK from the coding sequence ATGTTTCAACTAGGAAAAACCATCGTATCAGAAGATATTCTTGAAAAAGAATTTGTTTGTAATTTATCAGCTTGCAAAGGCGCATGTTGTGTCGATGGTGACGCTGGCGCACCATTGAGCGAAGCCGAAACCAAAATTATGGAAGCCATTTATCCAAAAGTAAAACCCTTTCTTCGCAAAGAAGGAATTACCGCTATCGAAGCGCAAGGCACTTGGACAAAAGGAACCGATGGCGATCTTGAAACACCTTTAATTGATAATAAAGATTGTGCTTACGTCATTTTTGATGGTAAAACTGCACTTTGCGGAATTGAACAAGCTTACAATCAAGGAATTGTAGATTGGAAAAAACCCGTTTCCTGTCATTTGTATCCCATTCGTGTTAAGGATTTTACCGAATTTGCTGCCGTAAATTATGATAAATGGGACATTTGCGACGATGCCTGCTCTTTAGGCAAAGAATTAGAAGTTCCTGTGTATAAATTTGTCAAAGAAGCACTCGTTCGACGATTTGGCGAAGACTGGTATATCGAACTCGAAAAAGTGGCCGAGGAATTGAAAAATGATCCTCGAAAAAAATAA
- a CDS encoding MarC family protein, with the protein MELNFKEIATVGMVLFAVIDIVGTIPIIVDLRTKHGQIESEKASLVAGLIMIFFLFIGEEFLNLIGIDVHSFAVAGSFVLFFLALEMILGIRIYRDEEASSASIVPIAFPLIAGAGTMTTLLSLKAQYQTLNIVVAIILNVIVVYIVLKSSAQIEKWLGKNGLGVIRKAFGVVLLAIAVKLFAANVKDLFL; encoded by the coding sequence ATGGAACTAAATTTCAAAGAAATAGCCACAGTAGGAATGGTACTTTTTGCCGTAATTGATATTGTAGGAACAATTCCTATTATTGTTGATTTAAGAACCAAACACGGTCAAATAGAATCCGAAAAAGCTTCGTTAGTAGCAGGATTGATTATGATTTTTTTTCTTTTTATTGGCGAAGAATTCCTGAATCTTATTGGGATCGATGTGCATTCGTTTGCGGTAGCAGGTTCGTTCGTATTGTTCTTTTTGGCTTTAGAAATGATTCTAGGCATTCGTATTTATCGGGATGAAGAAGCCAGCTCTGCCTCAATTGTTCCCATTGCTTTTCCGCTGATTGCTGGCGCAGGAACCATGACTACTTTATTGTCTTTGAAAGCGCAATACCAAACCTTAAATATAGTAGTTGCTATTATTTTGAACGTCATCGTAGTATATATTGTTCTAAAATCCTCTGCTCAAATCGAAAAATGGTTAGGAAAAAATGGCTTGGGAGTCATCCGAAAAGCCTTTGGCGTGGTACTTTTGGCAATTGCTGTTAAATTATTCGCTGCTAATGTTAAAGATTTGTTCCTCTAA
- a CDS encoding glycosyltransferase: MDKNNNKTILITPLNWGLGHATRCIPIIKELQENDYTPIIASDGIALELLRKEFPYLQTLELPSYQIEYPKNGKNFKWKLLQNCPKMIEAVLEERKIVKKWIKKHHIDGIISDNRLGVFSTKVPSVFITHQLNVMSGSTTWITSKLHQSIIKKYTECWIPDFEKSPNLSGKLGHLENANFKIKYIGPLSRMHKKDIPKQYDLMIILSGPEPQRGLLEEKLKKEIIHYNGKVVFIKGIVEKEQKKEEIDHVTFYNFMNSRQLEQTFNESENILCRSGYTTIMDLAKLNKKTFLIPTPGQYEQEYLAKKLKNEGLAPYAKQEHFKIKNLQEIGVYKGLSLTEKTLDWKKLFSVFEK, translated from the coding sequence ATGGATAAAAACAATAATAAAACCATCTTAATTACACCATTAAATTGGGGATTGGGTCACGCCACACGTTGCATTCCCATTATTAAAGAATTACAAGAAAACGATTATACTCCAATTATAGCTTCAGATGGTATTGCATTGGAATTATTGCGAAAAGAGTTCCCTTACTTACAAACCCTTGAATTGCCTTCATACCAAATAGAATACCCCAAAAATGGTAAAAACTTCAAATGGAAATTATTGCAGAACTGCCCCAAAATGATTGAAGCCGTTTTAGAAGAAAGAAAAATAGTTAAAAAATGGATTAAAAAACACCATATTGACGGCATCATTTCTGATAACAGATTAGGCGTTTTTAGCACTAAAGTACCCTCGGTATTTATCACACACCAATTGAATGTGATGTCAGGAAGCACCACCTGGATTACTAGTAAACTACATCAATCTATCATTAAGAAATATACAGAATGCTGGATACCTGATTTTGAAAAATCACCCAACTTATCCGGAAAATTAGGTCATCTCGAAAATGCAAATTTCAAAATAAAATACATTGGGCCTTTGAGCCGAATGCACAAAAAAGATATTCCAAAACAATACGACTTGATGATTATTCTATCTGGTCCAGAACCGCAACGAGGATTACTTGAAGAAAAACTAAAAAAGGAAATCATTCATTATAATGGAAAGGTAGTTTTCATAAAAGGCATTGTCGAAAAGGAGCAAAAAAAAGAAGAAATAGACCATGTAACTTTTTACAACTTCATGAATTCACGCCAGTTAGAACAAACTTTTAACGAAAGCGAAAATATCTTATGCAGATCAGGCTACACTACCATCATGGATTTGGCAAAACTGAATAAAAAAACTTTTTTGATCCCTACTCCAGGGCAATACGAACAAGAATATTTAGCCAAAAAATTAAAAAATGAAGGACTGGCTCCTTATGCCAAACAAGAACATTTCAAGATAAAAAATCTTCAAGAAATTGGGGTTTACAAAGGGCTTTCGTTAACCGAAAAAACATTAGATTGGAAGAAATTATTTAGTGTATTCGAAAAATAA
- a CDS encoding FAD-dependent oxidoreductase, whose translation MFDVLLLGGGVSGMSCALVLGSAKNKSFATDKKIGIIAHQKTSALQEALINNAYGIPARKLGADLLSESIEHLRETYPHITQIADEKVLKIEGESPEFTVLTNKNSYKTKSIVVGIGSANTFAIEGLMQFVEPHQKSLPEKQRIQLKNNDHKVAEGIYVIGVLAGWRSQVAIAAGSGAAVATDILTLWNGGIQTHAHDSIRK comes from the coding sequence ATGTTTGATGTTCTACTCCTAGGCGGTGGCGTTTCTGGAATGTCGTGTGCTCTTGTTTTGGGTTCTGCCAAAAACAAATCTTTTGCCACTGATAAAAAAATTGGAATTATCGCTCACCAAAAAACTTCTGCTCTTCAAGAAGCTCTCATTAACAATGCTTACGGAATTCCTGCTAGGAAATTAGGTGCGGATTTATTATCAGAAAGCATCGAACATTTACGAGAAACCTATCCTCATATTACACAAATTGCCGACGAAAAAGTATTGAAAATCGAAGGTGAATCGCCTGAATTCACAGTCCTTACCAACAAGAATAGTTATAAAACGAAATCAATTGTAGTAGGAATTGGTTCTGCTAATACTTTTGCGATTGAAGGCTTGATGCAATTTGTAGAACCACATCAAAAGTCTCTTCCTGAAAAACAACGAATCCAACTCAAAAACAACGATCATAAAGTCGCTGAAGGCATTTATGTAATTGGCGTTTTAGCAGGCTGGAGAAGCCAAGTAGCGATTGCAGCTGGAAGTGGAGCAGCAGTAGCCACCGATATTCTTACTTTATGGAATGGAGGAATTCAGACTCATGCTCATGATAGCATAAGAAAATAA
- the fbp gene encoding class 1 fructose-bisphosphatase, whose amino-acid sequence MEERNKTLGEFIIENQHAFQYSSGELSKIINSIRLAAKVVNYKVNKAGLVDIVGAAGEQNIQGEDQQKLDVYANEVFIQTLINREIVCGIASEENDEFITVEGSDHSHNNKYVVLMDPLDGSSNIDVNVSVGTIFSVFRRVTPIGTPVTIEDFLQPGINQVAAGYVIYGTSTMLVYTTGHGVNGFTLNPAIGTFYLSHPNMQFPKDGNIYSINEGNYVHFQQGVKDYIKYCQLEEEDRPYTSRYIGSLVSDIHRNMIKGGIYLYPTSTKAPNGKLRLLYECNPMAFIVEQAGGKASDGLNRIMEIQPTELHERAPFFCGSFNMVEKAEDFMRLAKLSKY is encoded by the coding sequence ATGGAAGAACGCAACAAAACTCTAGGAGAATTCATCATCGAAAATCAACACGCTTTTCAATATTCGTCAGGTGAATTGTCTAAAATAATCAATTCAATTCGATTGGCTGCCAAGGTGGTCAATTATAAAGTAAACAAAGCTGGATTAGTGGATATTGTTGGAGCCGCTGGCGAGCAAAACATTCAAGGCGAAGACCAACAAAAATTAGATGTTTATGCCAACGAAGTTTTTATTCAAACTCTAATCAATCGTGAAATTGTATGCGGAATTGCATCCGAAGAAAATGACGAATTTATTACGGTTGAAGGAAGCGACCACAGTCATAATAATAAATATGTGGTTTTGATGGATCCTCTTGATGGTTCGTCTAATATTGATGTGAATGTTTCGGTAGGTACTATTTTTTCAGTTTTTAGAAGAGTTACGCCAATAGGAACTCCTGTAACGATAGAAGATTTCTTGCAACCAGGTATTAATCAAGTAGCAGCAGGATATGTAATTTATGGTACATCAACGATGTTGGTTTATACTACAGGTCACGGCGTGAACGGATTTACATTGAATCCCGCTATTGGAACCTTTTATTTATCGCACCCCAATATGCAGTTTCCAAAAGACGGAAATATTTATTCAATTAACGAAGGAAATTATGTTCATTTCCAGCAAGGTGTAAAAGATTATATCAAATATTGCCAGTTAGAAGAAGAGGACAGACCTTATACGTCTCGTTACATTGGAAGTTTGGTTTCTGACATTCACAGAAACATGATTAAAGGCGGCATTTATTTGTATCCAACGAGTACTAAAGCACCAAATGGAAAATTAAGATTACTTTACGAGTGTAATCCAATGGCTTTTATTGTAGAGCAAGCGGGCGGAAAAGCATCGGATGGATTAAATAGAATAATGGAAATACAACCAACAGAATTGCACGAAAGAGCTCCTTTCTTTTGTGGAAGTTTCAATATGGTCGAAAAAGCCGAAGATTTTATGCGATTGGCAAAGTTGAGTAAATATTAA
- a CDS encoding TerB family tellurite resistance protein has protein sequence MSFSDLFDSEFKQRNKGHFSAIVRVALADGIVSPEEKEFLEKLSRNLEITESEYEEILENPLKYPINPPYLRAQRLERLYDLARMVHVDHQLGDKQDLLLRKIGVALGFNPENVNYIVDKALTLVDKKVDADTFVYEMEHMNK, from the coding sequence ATGTCATTCTCCGATTTATTCGATAGCGAATTCAAACAAAGAAATAAAGGTCATTTTTCGGCTATTGTTCGTGTAGCACTTGCCGACGGAATAGTTAGTCCTGAAGAAAAAGAATTTTTAGAAAAACTATCTAGAAACCTAGAAATCACGGAATCAGAATACGAAGAAATCCTTGAAAATCCTTTAAAATACCCGATCAACCCTCCTTATTTGCGTGCGCAAAGATTAGAGCGTTTGTATGACCTTGCTAGAATGGTGCATGTAGATCATCAATTAGGCGACAAACAAGATCTTTTGTTAAGAAAAATTGGTGTAGCATTAGGATTTAATCCAGAAAACGTAAACTATATTGTTGACAAAGCCCTTACACTAGTAGATAAAAAAGTTGATGCTGACACTTTTGTTTACGAAATGGAGCACATGAATAAATAA
- a CDS encoding aspartate kinase gives MRVFKFGGASVKDAAGIKNVYSVLQTAGYEDVLLVVSAMGKTTNALELVIKNYFDKSPELQSSVQEIKKYHNEILLDLFEDEKNEVFAAVNAQFAELEYFLAHNKSPNYNFVYDQIVSYGELISTTVLSHFMNFMGIKTQWLDVRNFVKTDSNYRDAEVDWELTQQNISKNVKRKILNITQGFLGSDENNFTTTLGREGSDYTAAIFAYCLNAESVTIWKDVPGVMNADPRYFENASLLNQISYREAIELAFYGATVIHPKTLQPLQKKEIPLYVKSFINPLLPGTSVSKGATLEPYMPCFIVKRNQLLLSLSSIDFSFIMEEHISEIFGLFHEYKLKVNLIQNSAISFSVCIEDKFDNFKDVNAILSKKFKVDFTEHVTLYTIRHFDEKAAHTVEENKTVILKQVSTETMQIITQES, from the coding sequence ATGAGAGTATTCAAATTTGGTGGTGCATCTGTAAAAGATGCCGCAGGAATTAAAAACGTATATAGCGTTTTGCAAACAGCAGGTTACGAAGACGTATTATTAGTGGTTTCCGCCATGGGAAAAACCACAAATGCACTGGAATTAGTAATCAAAAACTATTTTGACAAATCGCCAGAATTGCAATCGTCTGTTCAAGAAATAAAAAAATACCACAACGAAATTTTATTGGATTTATTCGAGGATGAAAAAAATGAAGTTTTTGCTGCTGTAAATGCTCAATTTGCAGAATTAGAATATTTCTTGGCACACAACAAATCACCGAATTACAATTTTGTTTATGACCAAATTGTGAGTTATGGTGAATTGATTTCGACTACAGTTTTAAGTCATTTCATGAACTTTATGGGCATCAAAACCCAATGGTTGGATGTTAGAAATTTTGTAAAAACCGATTCTAACTACCGAGATGCCGAAGTAGATTGGGAATTGACACAGCAAAATATTTCGAAAAATGTAAAGCGAAAAATTCTAAACATTACACAAGGTTTTTTAGGTTCTGACGAAAATAATTTCACTACTACTTTAGGTCGTGAAGGTTCGGATTATACGGCTGCTATTTTTGCTTATTGCTTGAATGCGGAAAGCGTAACCATCTGGAAAGACGTTCCAGGTGTGATGAATGCTGATCCAAGATATTTTGAAAATGCAAGTTTATTGAACCAGATTTCGTATCGTGAAGCGATTGAATTGGCGTTTTATGGCGCAACGGTTATTCACCCAAAAACCTTGCAACCACTACAAAAAAAGGAAATTCCTTTGTATGTAAAATCGTTTATCAATCCATTATTGCCTGGAACAAGCGTTTCTAAAGGAGCAACTTTGGAGCCTTATATGCCTTGTTTTATTGTAAAAAGAAACCAATTATTGCTATCGCTTTCTTCTATAGATTTCTCTTTTATTATGGAAGAACACATCAGCGAAATCTTTGGCTTATTCCACGAATACAAATTAAAAGTAAACTTGATTCAGAATTCAGCGATTAGTTTCTCTGTTTGTATCGAAGATAAATTTGACAACTTCAAGGATGTAAATGCTATTCTATCTAAAAAATTCAAAGTCGATTTTACAGAACATGTTACATTATATACCATTCGCCATTTCGACGAAAAAGCAGCACATACTGTTGAAGAAAACAAAACGGTTATCTTGAAACAAGTGAGTACGGAAACAATGCAAATTATAACGCAAGAAAGTTAG
- a CDS encoding ribonucleotide-diphosphate reductase subunit beta, with product MSQIEPILQENKNRFVIFPIKHQDIWEFYKSMEASFWTAEEIDLSQDLNDWNNKLSEDEKYFVKHILAFFAASDGIVNENLAENFVNEVQYAEAKFFYGFQIMMENIHSETYSLLIDTYVKDEAEKTELFTAIDVFPAIKKKAEWALKWIESDSFAERLIAFAAVEGIFFSGSFCSIFWLKKRGLMPGLTFSNELISRDEGVHCDFAVHLHNHHLVNKVPKERIREIIVDALNIEREFITESIPVSLIGMNASLMTQYLEFVTDRLLVELGCEREYNTPNPFDFMDMISLQGKTNFFEKKVAEYQKAGVMNTDSDAQKISFDADF from the coding sequence ATGTCGCAAATTGAACCAATCTTACAAGAGAACAAAAATAGATTCGTAATATTTCCTATCAAACACCAAGATATTTGGGAATTTTATAAAAGCATGGAAGCCAGTTTCTGGACTGCAGAGGAAATAGATTTATCCCAAGATTTAAACGATTGGAACAATAAGTTAAGCGAAGATGAAAAATATTTTGTAAAACATATTTTGGCATTTTTTGCGGCTTCAGACGGAATTGTAAATGAGAATTTAGCAGAGAATTTCGTGAACGAAGTACAATATGCTGAAGCCAAATTCTTCTATGGTTTTCAGATAATGATGGAAAATATTCATAGCGAAACCTATTCGCTTTTGATTGATACTTACGTAAAAGATGAAGCTGAAAAGACAGAGTTGTTTACGGCAATAGATGTTTTTCCTGCGATTAAGAAAAAAGCAGAATGGGCTTTGAAATGGATCGAATCCGATTCGTTTGCTGAACGATTAATTGCTTTTGCAGCCGTAGAAGGAATTTTCTTCTCCGGAAGTTTTTGTTCTATTTTTTGGTTGAAAAAACGTGGATTAATGCCAGGTCTGACATTTTCAAACGAATTAATTTCTCGTGACGAAGGCGTTCACTGTGATTTTGCTGTGCATTTACACAATCATCATTTGGTAAACAAAGTCCCAAAAGAGCGAATTAGAGAAATTATTGTAGATGCGTTAAACATCGAAAGAGAATTCATTACCGAGTCAATTCCTGTGAGTTTGATTGGAATGAATGCTTCTTTGATGACACAATATTTAGAGTTTGTTACCGATAGATTGTTGGTCGAATTAGGATGCGAAAGAGAGTACAATACACCAAATCCATTCGATTTTATGGATATGATTTCGCTCCAAGGAAAAACCAATTTCTTCGAAAAGAAAGTAGCCGAATACCAAAAAGCAGGAGTGATGAACACCGATTCTGACGCTCAAAAAATTAGTTTCGACGCTGATTTTTGA
- a CDS encoding HupE/UreJ family protein, which translates to MAEFWIYFEKGLRHILDAYAYDHILFLTALTLPYAFKDWMRLLLLVSVFTLGHSLALLLSIFGIVFVKGHFVEFLIPIAIIIVAIFHLFTAGKSSKKESISVVLFITLFFGIVHGLDYATYFKTLVSGSPQSKLLPLLELGLGIEAAQIIVVFVVLVLSYIVQTFFRFSKRDWTLVMASFIIGVVLPMIIESKIWIR; encoded by the coding sequence ATGGCAGAATTTTGGATTTATTTTGAAAAAGGCTTAAGGCATATTCTCGATGCTTATGCTTATGATCATATCTTGTTTTTAACAGCTTTGACACTGCCTTATGCTTTTAAAGATTGGATGCGATTGTTACTTTTAGTGAGTGTTTTTACACTTGGTCATTCTTTGGCGTTACTCTTGTCTATTTTTGGAATTGTATTTGTCAAAGGTCATTTTGTCGAGTTTTTAATTCCAATAGCCATAATTATTGTCGCTATTTTTCATCTTTTTACTGCTGGAAAATCATCCAAAAAAGAAAGTATTAGTGTGGTACTTTTTATTACACTGTTTTTTGGAATTGTACACGGATTAGATTATGCTACTTATTTCAAAACGCTAGTGAGTGGTTCTCCACAATCCAAATTATTGCCTTTGTTGGAGTTGGGATTAGGGATTGAAGCAGCTCAAATAATAGTAGTTTTTGTGGTTTTGGTACTTTCGTATATTGTTCAAACCTTCTTTAGATTTTCAAAAAGAGATTGGACATTAGTGATGGCATCATTTATAATTGGTGTAGTTTTGCCAATGATTATCGAAAGCAAAATCTGGATTAGATAA
- a CDS encoding S41 family peptidase — protein sequence MKVNPNFLPIIIAAAIAFGILLGGGLNFSEQNYFLVKNSKGKLNRLLDFIDNEYVDSISSDSIMDNAIDNILGQLDPHSIYIPASEQTQVAESMKGDFVGIGVNYYMYKDTMAILKTIENGPSEKAGIKAGDRILYVDQTKMFGRKLPNDSLFAKLKGKEGSEIVLTIFRKSENKKLKIKLNRGVIPIKSVDVALLLDKNTGFIKLNRFAGTTYEEFKDALDSLIQKGMKTLVIDLRDNGGGYMEEAIAIADELLKDKQPIVFVKNKKGTTEKTFATAGGSFETGRVFVLINENSASASEILAGAIQDNDRGTVIGRRSFGKGLVQRELDFADGSAVRLTIARYYTPTGRSIQKPYIKGSEGYGKESESRFTNGELYYKDSIKTPKTPQFKTPKGRIVYGGGGIVPDVFVPLELNQGDENTAYLLQSGLVSHFVFEQLDKDRNAFKDLTFEESMDKVNTTDLYFKTFQDFLATHEIDLKLDKNKSLAKRYLSAEFARQLFNEQKYYELVLKEDSMIQRVLRKD from the coding sequence ATGAAAGTCAATCCGAATTTTTTACCCATTATTATCGCCGCAGCCATTGCCTTTGGAATTCTTCTAGGTGGCGGACTTAATTTTTCAGAGCAGAATTATTTTTTGGTTAAAAATTCCAAAGGAAAACTCAACAGACTCCTTGATTTTATTGATAACGAATATGTAGATAGCATTAGTTCCGATTCGATTATGGATAATGCTATCGATAATATCTTGGGACAACTCGACCCACATTCGATATATATTCCAGCTAGTGAGCAAACTCAAGTTGCCGAAAGTATGAAAGGCGATTTTGTGGGAATTGGCGTGAATTATTATATGTATAAAGATACGATGGCAATCTTGAAAACCATCGAAAATGGTCCTTCAGAAAAAGCAGGAATAAAAGCAGGAGACCGAATTTTGTATGTTGATCAAACAAAAATGTTTGGACGAAAATTGCCCAACGACAGTTTATTTGCAAAATTAAAAGGAAAAGAAGGCTCGGAAATTGTATTGACCATCTTTAGAAAATCAGAAAATAAAAAACTGAAAATAAAACTCAATAGAGGCGTTATCCCAATAAAAAGTGTTGATGTAGCTTTGCTTTTAGATAAAAATACGGGTTTTATAAAACTAAACCGATTTGCAGGAACAACTTACGAGGAATTCAAAGATGCCTTGGATAGTTTAATACAAAAAGGAATGAAAACACTGGTTATCGATCTTCGAGATAACGGAGGAGGTTATATGGAAGAAGCCATTGCTATTGCTGACGAATTATTAAAAGACAAACAACCCATCGTTTTTGTCAAAAATAAAAAAGGAACTACCGAAAAAACATTTGCTACAGCAGGTGGAAGTTTTGAAACTGGAAGAGTATTTGTTTTAATCAACGAAAATAGCGCCTCGGCAAGTGAAATTCTCGCAGGAGCCATTCAGGATAACGATAGAGGAACAGTTATAGGGCGTCGTTCTTTTGGAAAAGGATTGGTGCAACGTGAATTGGATTTTGCCGATGGATCCGCCGTGAGATTAACAATTGCTAGGTATTATACGCCAACAGGTCGTTCTATACAAAAGCCTTATATCAAAGGAAGTGAAGGATATGGTAAAGAATCAGAATCTCGTTTTACGAATGGAGAACTGTACTATAAAGACAGTATAAAAACACCTAAAACACCACAATTTAAAACTCCAAAAGGCAGAATTGTTTACGGTGGTGGCGGAATTGTTCCTGATGTTTTTGTTCCTTTAGAGTTAAACCAAGGCGATGAAAACACTGCCTATTTGCTGCAATCGGGTTTGGTGAGTCACTTTGTTTTCGAACAATTAGACAAAGATAGAAATGCCTTCAAAGACTTAACTTTTGAGGAATCAATGGATAAAGTCAATACTACTGATTTGTACTTTAAGACATTTCAAGATTTTCTTGCTACTCATGAAATCGATTTGAAATTGGATAAAAACAAGTCTTTAGCCAAACGTTATTTGTCAGCAGAATTTGCCCGACAATTATTCAATGAGCAAAAATATTATGAATTGGTGTTAAAAGAAGATTCAATGATTCAGCGGGTTTTAAGGAAAGATTGA
- a CDS encoding deoxycytidylate deaminase: MEKKKLNKYDRAYLRIAKEWGLLSYCKRKQVGAIIVRDKMIISDGYNGTPSGFENCCEDANGLTNWYVLHAEANAILKVAKSTQSCEGATLYITLSPCKECSKLIHQSGITRVVYQTAYKDTSGIDFLAKAGVMVEQIEVLE, encoded by the coding sequence ATGGAAAAGAAAAAATTAAATAAATACGATAGAGCTTATCTTCGAATTGCCAAAGAATGGGGACTTTTGTCCTATTGCAAGCGCAAGCAAGTAGGAGCCATAATCGTTCGAGATAAAATGATTATTTCCGATGGTTATAACGGAACACCTTCTGGTTTTGAAAACTGTTGCGAAGATGCAAACGGCTTGACCAATTGGTACGTACTTCATGCCGAAGCGAATGCGATTCTTAAAGTAGCTAAATCTACTCAAAGCTGCGAAGGAGCCACTTTATATATTACACTTTCGCCTTGCAAAGAATGTAGTAAATTAATTCATCAATCGGGAATTACTAGAGTTGTGTATCAAACCGCATATAAAGATACTTCGGGGATAGATTTTCTTGCCAAAGCAGGTGTGATGGTAGAACAAATTGAAGTTTTAGAATAA